AGGTGGCAGACTGGCATAGGGGTGCCAAAGGTGGGTGCGGTCAAAATGGATAAGGTCGTCTGATTCCATGAGTATGATTTTCCAATATTCACAAATGGGTATGGTTTATCGGTGATGATTTTGGACGGTTTTGTAGCAACTGTATTCCACTCCCATCAAAGTGCAATACAAAAACTTAGCACAAAGCGTCAATACCGAACATTTAACGTACGACAACTTGCTTTTGTAATTCATCTCTAACCCGTGCATTTAAAATGGTTAGTAGTTTGTGCATACAGGCAACAATGGCAACTTTGAAGGGCTTGCCATTGGCTCTTAATCTTTGATAGAAGGTTTTGATTTTCTCATCAAAGCGAGTAGCCACTAAGGTTGCCATATACAGTGCCTTACGCACTTCTGGTCGTCCTGCTTGACACAGACCTTTAAACTTAGTCTCTCCACTTTGCTTAGGGTGTGGGGCAACACCCACAAGACTGGCAAGTTGTTTGTGTGAGATTGTACCAAGCTCAGGCAGCATTGCCAACAAGGTGGCTGTGGTGGTTTGTCCAACACCTTTAACACTTTGAATGACACTGCTGGTTTGTTTTAAATCTGGGTGATTGTCATCATCAAGATGGGTTTTGATTTGCTTGTCTAACTCATGAATTTGCTCTGTTAGGTAAGTAATATGAGCTTGAATGCTACTGATTTGACTGTGATGAGATTGCTCCAAGCGGTTTTTTTCAGCCACACACATTTGGACAAATTGATTGCGTCTGTTAATCAATGCGGTTAATAACTCTTGGCTTTGACTGGGTGGGCAATAAAGCAAGGTGGCTAAATCATCTCTTTGTGCCATCATTTTGGCATAAAAAGCAAGCATTTTAGCATCTTTGTTGTCTGTTTTGGTTAAGGACTGTGATTTGGCAAATTGATGTGTTTGCCTTGGATTGGCAATCATGACACAAATGCCTGCTAAGTGTATGGCTTTGGCAAGGGGTACTTCAAGTCCACCTGTACTTTCTAGAACCACTAAGGTTTTGCCATTATCGCATTGTTTGTGTTCCTCTTTGATAAAACAGATGGCTTGGTCAATGCCTTGTGCTGTGTTATCATGGTTTTTGGTTTTGGGTGATAATGAAGTGGCAAGCACAAAGCTCTTTTTGGCAACGTCAATGCCAACAAAATGAACATAGTGTTTGTCTAACTCATTGTTTGCTGATTTCATACTCATCATAAACCTGCCTTGCATTCGGGTGTTAAACTGGCAACTGTACGGTTGTTATTGATGGGTGCTTATCTGGTTTCAATGCTACAAAACGAATGTCATCTCTAGGGGCGAAACGAAAGACAGATAAGCGGGTTGGCTTATTATATCTTGTTTTGGATATACAAGGGGCGAAACGAAAGACAGATAAGCGGGTTGGCTTATTATATCTTGTTTTGGATATACAAGGGTGTGTTGCAATTTGCCCTGCATGTCACACCAAAAAATACCCACATCAATCAACACCAAACCCCATGATAAAAGATTTTTGGCAAATAAAAACCACCCCAAGCGAATTTGGGGCGGTCTTAATCATTCATCACGCCTTTTGCATGGCAAGTGTTTGCAAGGCTTCTGGCGATGACCATAGCCCTTCTAAGTCATAGAACTCACGAGCCTGTGGGGTCATAATATGCACCACGATACGCCCTAAGTCCACGAGCGTCCAGTCGCTGTCTTTGTCGCCTTCACGTCCTAGTGGCATAAGCCCCGCTTCTTTGGCAGTGGCTCCGAGCTTGTCGGCAAGTGCCTTAACGTGGCGTTTTGATGTGGCGTTGGCGATGATGATGCGCTCGGCAATTTCGGTCAAATGCTCAACCGTCATCACGGTAATCTCTTTGGCTTTTAGGTCGTCCAAGGCGGTGGTTACGAGCGTGATTTGCTCATCTAAGGATAGGTTATGTGTGGTCATGGTATTCAAATAAAATAAAGATTAACCGTCTATTATAGCACACTTTTATAAAGCTCGTGCGTTTTAATATAATCAAAAATTGGCTCAGGCAAATGGCATGGTTTATCGCCTTGGGCTAGGGCGTGGCGGATTTGGGTGGACGAGACAGCAGGTATGGGCGATTTGTCATAAAAAATACGTTTGGTGTTAAAAGTTTTATCGGTTTTTAACAATTCATCTTTTAACAATTCATCTTTTAATAAATCATCTTGTAAAAAGCCATCTTGTAAAAATTTATCAAAATCATCAGTCATCTTTGCCAACACATCAGCCACGACATCATCACTGCCAGCTCTATCAAACGCCCAAATTTTAACGTACGCCAAAAGCTCTTTATAATTTTTCCACAAATGCAGACTTGCCAAACTATCACCGCCCATGACAAAAATCCGCTCATCATCAGGATACCACCGTGCCAATGCTTGCACCGTATCTATGGTATAGACGGGTGGGGTTTGGTGGATTTCTGATGTGTCAATGCTTGCGGTGATGCCTTGATGTTTTAGCATGTCACACGCCAAAGACAGCATATTTAGGCGGTGAGTGGGGTCGGTGGGCGTGCCTTTAAAGGGGTTACCTGCGGTGGGTAAAAACGAGATGACAAAGGGCATATCCAAAGACGACAAGCGATGATGAACAAGACGCACCATGTCCAAATGCCCGTCATGCACAGGGTCAAAACTGCCCCCCAAAAATATCCGTGCCATCATATGGTCAGCTCAATGTCAGCCAGTAGGTCGTTACGGCGATTACGCACAAACACCACTTTGTGATTGTCGCCGTTGGGGTAGCGTTCGGTCAGCTCAAAGTAACGGGGATACGCCTTTAAAAAATCGCTAAATTTGTCATAATGGAAAAGGCGAGCGTCAAAATCAGGCTCGACTTTTAGGATGTAGTTTTTGACGGGGGCGATGTTTGCCCAGCCATGCTCGTCCGCCATGGTGGCGATGGCATTTTTGACTAACGCAATCGCCACATCCACAGGCTTGAACTGGTTATCGCCCGAGAACAGCATGTCAGCTGAGTCATAAAAATCCACGTCGCTGTTTTTCTTTTGCTCTTCAAAGACTTCTAGATAGGTAAAGCGGTCGCAGGCTTGCATAAAGGGCTTGGGTGTGTGCTGTTTGCCAAAGCCATATACCATCAGCCCCTGCTCACGGATACGCTGAGCAAGGCGAGTATAATCGCTGTCAGACGACACAAGGCAAAAGCCATCAAATCGCTCGGTGTAGAGCAAATCCATCGCATCAATAATCAGGCTCGAATCGGTGGCGTTTTTGCCTGATGTGTAGGCGAACTGTTGCATGGGCTGGATGGAGTGCGACAGTAGCA
This Moraxella sp. K1664 DNA region includes the following protein-coding sequences:
- a CDS encoding transposase, whose protein sequence is MKSANNELDKHYVHFVGIDVAKKSFVLATSLSPKTKNHDNTAQGIDQAICFIKEEHKQCDNGKTLVVLESTGGLEVPLAKAIHLAGICVMIANPRQTHQFAKSQSLTKTDNKDAKMLAFYAKMMAQRDDLATLLYCPPSQSQELLTALINRRNQFVQMCVAEKNRLEQSHHSQISSIQAHITYLTEQIHELDKQIKTHLDDDNHPDLKQTSSVIQSVKGVGQTTTATLLAMLPELGTISHKQLASLVGVAPHPKQSGETKFKGLCQAGRPEVRKALYMATLVATRFDEKIKTFYQRLRANGKPFKVAIVACMHKLLTILNARVRDELQKQVVVR
- the rsfS gene encoding ribosome silencing factor; amino-acid sequence: MTTHNLSLDEQITLVTTALDDLKAKEITVMTVEHLTEIAERIIIANATSKRHVKALADKLGATAKEAGLMPLGREGDKDSDWTLVDLGRIVVHIMTPQAREFYDLEGLWSSPEALQTLAMQKA
- the nadD gene encoding nicotinate (nicotinamide) nucleotide adenylyltransferase, translating into MARIFLGGSFDPVHDGHLDMVRLVHHRLSSLDMPFVISFLPTAGNPFKGTPTDPTHRLNMLSLACDMLKHQGITASIDTSEIHQTPPVYTIDTVQALARWYPDDERIFVMGGDSLASLHLWKNYKELLAYVKIWAFDRAGSDDVVADVLAKMTDDFDKFLQDGFLQDDLLKDELLKDELLKTDKTFNTKRIFYDKSPIPAVSSTQIRHALAQGDKPCHLPEPIFDYIKTHELYKSVL
- a CDS encoding NYN domain-containing protein; the protein is MLPPTEARLAVLIDADNASTTYLEALMNEIATLGRASVRRAYGDWTKPQLASWKSVLLSHSIQPMQQFAYTSGKNATDSSLIIDAMDLLYTERFDGFCLVSSDSDYTRLAQRIREQGLMVYGFGKQHTPKPFMQACDRFTYLEVFEEQKKNSDVDFYDSADMLFSGDNQFKPVDVAIALVKNAIATMADEHGWANIAPVKNYILKVEPDFDARLFHYDKFSDFLKAYPRYFELTERYPNGDNHKVVFVRNRRNDLLADIELTI